From one Henningerozyma blattae CBS 6284 chromosome 1, complete genome genomic stretch:
- the YIG1 gene encoding Yig1p (similar to Saccharomyces cerevisiae YIG1 (YPL201C); ancestral locus Anc_6.210), which translates to MGIPVDIYDNSIEILKKNKKILSSVTETIQEGLRHTLIDSLSSSIERIQRNDQRNISLQSNNGYNNEIPSNGIPFRWTLTRSNNILLNSGDMQGLKAINSKNGPYWIIHSTHKIIIYDYLNNKLIQVSSLENGLYLGPWNNPITCIDCNVIDNDSILNILVGQESGRLFLLKYNLSSDMIIDQTVLAVGRRNQPESNILDCSTMLLPDYCIAFSNLDGLVFYELNRDTPAILRHRWNIFADSDHLQNSSLNSSSILGLNGCIIDFPKLLLFDSTNIWYFHDILDDSSSSSSINNIPLPLTLKPGEIITKINPVLNSDSLILETTQRILEVNTNSANPSSPTMSNNNVFYRSPGTCHVTGDLDYIFACEEHLYGTALSIYTNNLSSNEWSFLGCCDLKASFGVSHIKGIYRSSNNTLIVLVEGSTGEYCLQTLHIVY; encoded by the coding sequence atggGGATTCCAGTAGATATCTATGATAACTctattgaaatattgaaaaagaacaagaaaatcCTATCTTCAGTTACTGAAACCATTCAAGAAGGATTACGCCACACGTTAATAGATTCGTTATCATCATCTATTGAAAGAATACAAAGAAATGATCAGAGAAATATATCTTTACAATCCAATAATGgttataataatgaaatccCTTCTAATGGTATTCCCTTCCGATGGACTTTGACAAGgtctaataatattttattgaattctGGTGATATGCAAGGGCTAAAGGCTATTAACTCCAAGAATGGTCCTTATTGGATCATTCATTCTACTCATAAAATCATCATCTATGATTAccttaataataaattgattCAAGTGTCATCCTTAGAAAATGGCTTATATTTAGGTCCATGGAATAATCCAATCACTTGTATCGATTGTAATGTCattgataatgattcaatcttaaatattttagtgGGTCAAGAATCTGGCAGattgtttttattgaaatataatttatcaagTGATATGATTATTGATCAAACCGTATTGGCTGTCGGTAGAAGAAACCAGCCTGAATCCAATATTTTAGATTGTTCCACCATGTTATTGCCAGATTATTGTATTGCATTTTCCAATTTAGATGGATTAGTATTTTATGAGTTGAATAGAGATACACCAGCTATCTTAAGACATCGTTGGAATATTTTTGCAGATTCTGATCATTTACAAAACTCAAGTTTGAATTCTTCAAGTATCTTAGGCTTGAATGGTTGTATTATTGATTTTCCCAagctattattattcgaTTCCACAAATATTTGGTATTTCCATGATATATTGGATGattcttcttcctcttcatcgataaataatattccatTGCCATTGACTTTGAAACCAGGTGAAATCATTACAAAAATCAATCCCGTTCTCAACAGCGATTCATTGATCTTGGAAACCACTCAACGAATCTTGGAAGTCAACACAAACTCTGCCAATCCATCATCCCCCACCATGTCAAATAACAACGTCTTTTACAGATCTCCTGGCACTTGTCATGTCACAGGTGATTTGGATTATATATTCGCCTGTGAAGAACATCTATACGGCACTGCATTAAGTATTTACACGAATAATTTGTCTTCAAACGAATGGTCTTTCTTAGGATGCTGCGATTTGAAAGCAAGTTTCGGAGTAAGCCATATCAAGGGCATTTATCGTTCAAGTAATAACACGTTAATTGTATTAGTCGAAGGTTCAACAGGTGAATATTGCCTACAGACTTTACACATCGTTTACTAG
- the HSF1 gene encoding stress-responsive transcription factor HSF1 (similar to Saccharomyces cerevisiae HSF1 (YGL073W); ancestral locus Anc_6.209), with translation MVLLLITIMKLLIIITKKINLNSIDNNNEIGLIEPNSNSTSNSTSNTDLTINPNNQLIRIDGTVYNDVGTDLITRGSSDLMLSGGHNNNSSSSSNNNGNSNNNTNMNSILSFGNGNEMSAISTDNGATTKFYINPNINNNLNGKPGNSGGTKKRVLAKTRPAFVNKLWNMLNDPINQDMIRWSDDGKSFLVVNREKFVHHVLPNYFKHSNFASFVRQLNMYGWHKVQDIRSGSMNMANNNDEKWQFENQNFIRGREDLLENIIRQKSASNNNNNSNSNSNVNSHGNGNGNGNNNANASSNTNQDSESNDKAIQHYNEENQSIKERINNVLNELEQLRYNQINISNDLLRIRKDNELLWKENMMARERHRSQQRAIEKILRFLSSMMPQMNTKLLLDAPAQQQQQAPQQVPPQQVPQQVPPQAPSQDHSSVPLNNNKRTHDMMDHFDNLESIFSPSELPSDLNTPPDSTLGLNTINDTGNNFKRPRYLLKNAEESPESHTTYNDNLGLNTDQLWNTGRISEIHDDSNTSIEPHVTPHSQPSQGVVTSQPIVDYPLTNQTSTTLAELEHNIQQQDDRIHQLEELVSNIDGSDSGMFDLQAYLGSGNSPLPPTPTLSGPVVNPSSPTNPH, from the coding sequence ATGGTACTGCTACTGataacaataatgaaactgctgataataataacgaaaaaaataaacctGAATAGCATTGATAACAATAATGAGATTGGTTTAATAGAGCCCAATAGTAATTCAACTTCTAATTCTACATCAAATACAGATTTAACAATAAATCCAAACAATCAGTTAATTCGTATAGATGGTACTGTTTACAATGATGTAGGTACTGATCTTATTACTAGAGGGTCTTCTGATTTAATGTTGAGTGGTGgtcataataataatagtagtagtagtagtaataaCAATGGTAACAGtaacaataatactaatatgAATAGCATTTTATCGTTTGGTAATGGTAACGAGATGAGTGCTATCTCTACAGATAATGGTGCAACTACAAAATTCTATATAAACCCaaacattaataataatttgaatggTAAACCTGGAAATTCTGGTGGAACTAAAAAGCGTGTTCTTGCTAAGACAAGGCCTGCATTTGTCAATAAATTATGGAATATGCTTAATGATCCAATTAACCAAGATATGATAAGATGGAGTGATGATGGGAAAAGCTTTCTTGTTGTTAATAGAGAAAAATTTGTCCATCATGTGTTACCCAATTATTTCAAACATAGTAATTTTGCATCATTCGTTAGGCAATTAAATATGTATGGCTGGCATAAAGTTCAAGATATTCGTAGTGGGTCAATGAATATggcaaataataatgatgaaaaatggcaatttgaaaatcaaaatttcatAAGAGGAAGAGAAGAtttattggaaaatattataagaCAAAAATCTGCAtccaacaataataataattcaaattcaaattcaaatgtaAATTCTCATGGGAATGGGAATGGGAATGGGAATAATAATGCCAATGCTTCATCCAATACAAATCAGGATTCAGAATCGAACGATAAAGCTATTCAACActataatgaagaaaaccAATCCATTAAAGAACGTATAaataatgttttaaatgaattggAACAATTAAGGtataatcaaataaatatttccaatGATCTTTTAAGAATTCGAaaagataatgaattattatggAAGGAAAATATGATGGCAAGAGAAAGACATAGGTCACAACAACGTGCTATTGAAAAGATACTACGGTTCCTAAGTTCAATGATGCCACAGATGAATACTAAGTTATTACTTGATGCCCCTgcacaacaacaacagcaagCGCCACAACAAGTCCCACCACAACAAGTCCCACAACAAGTCCCACCACAAGCTCCTTCACAAGACCATTCTTCTGTTCcattgaataataacaaGAGAACACATGACATGATGGACCATTTTGATAACTTAGAAAGTATATTTAGTCCCTCCGAGTTACCAAGTGACCTCAACACCCCTCCTGACTCAACATTGGGTCTCAACACAATAAATGACACAGGCAATAATTTCAAACGTCCAAGGTACCTGTTAAAGAACGCTGAAGAATCGCCAGAATCACACACAACTTATAACGACAATTTGGGTCTCAATACAGATCAGTTGTGGAACACAGGTCGTATCTCTGAAATTCATGACGACTCCAACACTTCTATTGAACCTCATGTCACACCTCATTCTCAACCTTCCCAAGGTGTAGTGACTTCGCAGCCAATAGTGGATTATCCATTAACTAATCAAACCTCTACTACTCTAGCTGAGTTAGAACATAACATCCAACAACAAGATGATCGTATTCATCAACTAGAAGAGCTAGTCTCAAATATCGATGGCTCTGACTCCGGAATGTTCGATCTTCAAGCATACCTTGGTAGTGGTAACTCGCCATTACCCCCCACACCAACTCTATCTGGCCCAGTTGTCAACCCGTCTAGTCCTACTAATCCTCATTAA